In Acidimicrobiales bacterium, a genomic segment contains:
- the rplL gene encoding 50S ribosomal protein L7/L12: MATKEEILDSIANMTVLELSELLKEFEEKFGVTAAAPVAAMAAPSGDGAAAPAEEEKDEFDVVLVAAGEKKIQVIKEVRSLTSLGLKEAKDLVDGAPKPVLEKVSKEDAEKARAQLEGAGATVELK, translated from the coding sequence ATGGCCACCAAGGAAGAGATCCTCGACTCGATCGCCAACATGACCGTCCTCGAGCTGAGCGAGCTGCTGAAGGAGTTCGAGGAGAAGTTCGGCGTGACCGCGGCCGCCCCCGTGGCCGCCATGGCCGCCCCGTCGGGTGACGGCGCCGCCGCCCCCGCCGAGGAGGAAAAGGACGAGTTCGACGTCGTCCTCGTGGCCGCCGGCGAGAAGAAGATCCAGGTCATCAAGGAGGTCCGCTCCCTCACCAGCCTCGGGCTGAAGGAGGCCAAGGACCTCGTCGACGGCGCCCCGAAGCCCGTCCTCGAGAAGGTGTCCAAGGAGGACGCCGAGAAGGCGAGGGCCCAGCTCGAGGGGGCCGGCGCCACCGTCGAGCTCAAGTAG